From Streptomyces sp. NBC_01460, a single genomic window includes:
- a CDS encoding Gfo/Idh/MocA family protein, whose translation MPEIPAVSRRLLLGGTLATGAVAAGLGSATGTAAATGTTPSSTAAAEGTATPPARRSGQKSMVNVPFEPHKTVRVGVIGLGNRGSGMTTGWSVVPGCVVTAVCDIRADRAKRTADALVAAGKPRPSEYGGSADAYGKMLRRDDVDLVYIATPWEFHYEQGKAALLSGKHVVVELPIATELRELWDLVDTSERTRRNLMLSENCSYGRNELAMLKMAHEGLFGDVTNGHGGYLHDLRELLFSDTYYTDAWRRLWHTRSTASFYAMHGLAPIAAAMDINRGDRMTTLKATATAPKGLADYRERFVPKSHPSWRETYINGDLVSCAIETAKGRTIRAEHDVSSPRPYSRINTLAGSRGIFEDYAGTSTTGGRIYVEPDHGGHSWRDFDAYRKEFDHWLWKKIGDDAANNGGHGGMDYVLQWRTVQLMRAGLVPDIDVYDSASWCAPVPLSVMSLENKGRQVAFPDFTRGSWVNLRSGLDSRSTDMPPVA comes from the coding sequence ATGCCCGAAATCCCCGCCGTCTCACGCCGCTTGTTGCTCGGAGGAACCCTGGCCACCGGAGCGGTCGCAGCCGGCCTCGGATCGGCCACCGGCACGGCGGCGGCCACCGGCACGACGCCGTCGTCGACGGCAGCAGCGGAGGGGACGGCCACTCCCCCGGCTCGCCGCTCCGGACAGAAGTCGATGGTCAACGTGCCCTTCGAGCCGCACAAGACCGTGCGCGTCGGGGTGATCGGACTGGGCAATCGGGGCTCCGGCATGACCACGGGCTGGTCCGTCGTCCCCGGCTGCGTCGTCACCGCCGTCTGCGACATCCGCGCCGACCGCGCCAAGCGCACGGCCGACGCACTGGTGGCCGCCGGAAAGCCCCGCCCCTCGGAGTACGGCGGGTCGGCGGACGCCTACGGAAAAATGCTGCGGCGCGACGACGTCGACCTCGTCTACATCGCCACACCGTGGGAATTCCACTACGAGCAGGGCAAGGCGGCGCTCCTCTCCGGCAAGCACGTCGTCGTCGAACTGCCCATCGCGACCGAGCTCCGCGAGCTCTGGGACCTCGTGGACACCTCGGAGCGCACCCGCAGGAATCTGATGCTGTCGGAGAACTGCAGCTACGGCCGCAACGAACTGGCCATGCTCAAGATGGCCCATGAGGGCCTGTTCGGGGACGTCACGAACGGCCACGGCGGGTACCTCCACGACCTGCGCGAGCTCCTCTTCTCCGACACGTACTACACCGATGCGTGGCGAAGGCTCTGGCACACCCGCAGCACCGCGTCCTTCTACGCCATGCACGGCCTGGCGCCGATCGCCGCCGCCATGGACATCAACCGCGGCGACCGCATGACGACGCTGAAGGCCACCGCGACGGCGCCGAAGGGGCTCGCCGACTACCGGGAGCGTTTCGTGCCCAAGTCGCACCCCTCCTGGCGCGAGACGTACATCAACGGCGACCTGGTGAGCTGTGCGATCGAGACGGCCAAGGGACGGACCATCAGGGCCGAGCACGATGTGAGTTCGCCCCGCCCGTACAGCCGCATCAACACGCTCGCGGGCAGCCGGGGCATCTTCGAGGACTACGCCGGTACGTCGACGACAGGCGGACGCATCTACGTCGAGCCCGACCACGGCGGACACTCCTGGCGGGACTTCGACGCCTACCGCAAGGAATTCGACCACTGGCTGTGGAAGAAGATCGGCGACGACGCCGCGAACAACGGCGGCCACGGCGGCATGGACTACGTCCTCCAGTGGCGCACGGTGCAACTGATGCGCGCGGGGCTGGTACCCGACATCGATGTGTACGACTCGGCCTCCTGGTGTGCTCCCGTTCCGCTGAGTGTCATGTCCCTGGAGAACAAGGGGCGTCAGGTCGCCTTCCCCGACTTCACGCGGGGCAGTTGGGTCAACCTGCGCTCCGGCCTCGACTCGCGCAGCACGGACATGCCACCGGTCGCCTGA
- a CDS encoding phosphocholine-specific phospholipase C yields MTELDRRRFLQIAGGTAAFTMLNESIARAAAIPAQGSTGTIQDIEHIVVLMQENRSFDHYFGTMKGVRGFGDPRPLLQDNGKPVFHQSDGTKDVLPFNPQVTDLGMQFLEGLDHDWAGGHKAYNNGKYDTWVPAKTATTMSYMTRKDIPFHYALADAFTVCDAYHCSFIGATDPNRYYLWSGHTGNDGTGGGPVLGNQEAGYSWKTYPERLESAGVSWKVYQDIGDGLDAAGSWGWISDAFRGNYGDNSLLYFNSYRNAQPGSALYEKARTGTDVRAGGTYFDRLRADVTGGTLPKVSWIAAPEAFSEHANWPTNFGAWYISQVLDALTANPAVWAKTALFVTYDENDGFFDHVIPPYPPASSAWGLSTADVSKDLYPGGGGYAAGPYGLGPRVPMIVVSPWSKGGYVCSETFDHTSVIRFMEKRFGVGEPNISPWRRAVCGDLTSAFDFTRADAAPASLPSTARYLPPDKNRHPSYHPTPPASGSLPKQEAGSKPARALGYSPYVDGRATTSTGQFTLTFAGGPTLGAHFHSTSGNRTDGPWPYTVEAGKTLSDTWNTSSSTGNRIDLTVWGPNGFLRTWRGPARKTGPEVTARHVAAGGNLKLSMTNSASLAVNLTVTNAYGGAAQTFKVNPGATVSHTVDLRTTARWYDVKVVSDADATFLRRFAGHVETGAPGVSDPAIRTV; encoded by the coding sequence ATGACAGAGCTCGACCGTCGCAGGTTCCTGCAGATCGCCGGAGGCACCGCGGCCTTCACGATGCTGAACGAAAGCATCGCCCGGGCCGCCGCCATCCCGGCCCAGGGCAGTACGGGAACGATCCAGGACATCGAGCACATCGTCGTCCTGATGCAGGAGAACCGTTCCTTCGACCACTACTTCGGCACGATGAAGGGGGTGCGAGGCTTCGGGGATCCCCGGCCGCTGCTCCAGGACAACGGCAAGCCCGTCTTCCACCAGTCCGACGGAACGAAGGACGTCCTGCCCTTCAATCCGCAGGTGACCGACCTCGGGATGCAGTTCCTGGAGGGTCTCGACCACGACTGGGCCGGCGGCCACAAGGCTTACAACAACGGCAAGTACGACACGTGGGTGCCGGCCAAGACGGCCACGACCATGTCGTACATGACGCGCAAGGACATCCCGTTCCACTACGCCCTCGCCGACGCCTTCACCGTGTGCGACGCCTACCACTGCTCCTTCATCGGAGCCACCGACCCCAATCGCTACTACCTCTGGTCGGGCCACACCGGTAACGACGGCACGGGCGGCGGCCCGGTCCTCGGCAACCAGGAGGCCGGCTACAGCTGGAAGACGTACCCCGAGCGGCTCGAATCGGCCGGGGTCTCGTGGAAGGTCTACCAGGACATCGGCGACGGTCTGGACGCCGCCGGGTCCTGGGGCTGGATCAGCGACGCCTTCCGCGGCAACTACGGTGACAACTCGCTGCTGTACTTCAACAGTTACCGCAACGCCCAGCCCGGCAGCGCTCTGTACGAGAAGGCCCGCACCGGTACCGACGTCAGGGCGGGCGGCACGTACTTCGACCGCCTGCGCGCGGATGTGACCGGCGGAACCCTCCCGAAGGTCTCCTGGATCGCCGCTCCCGAGGCCTTCAGCGAGCACGCGAACTGGCCCACGAACTTCGGCGCCTGGTACATCTCGCAGGTCCTGGACGCTCTGACGGCGAACCCGGCCGTGTGGGCGAAGACCGCCCTGTTCGTCACGTACGACGAGAACGACGGCTTCTTCGACCACGTGATCCCGCCGTATCCCCCGGCCTCCTCCGCCTGGGGCCTCTCCACGGCTGACGTGTCGAAGGACCTGTACCCGGGCGGCGGAGGGTACGCGGCGGGACCGTACGGGCTCGGTCCGCGTGTGCCGATGATCGTGGTCTCTCCGTGGAGCAAGGGCGGCTACGTCTGCTCCGAGACCTTCGACCACACCTCGGTCATCCGCTTCATGGAGAAGCGCTTCGGGGTGGGGGAACCCAACATCTCGCCGTGGCGCCGAGCAGTCTGCGGGGATCTGACCTCGGCCTTCGACTTCACTCGGGCGGACGCGGCCCCCGCCTCGCTGCCCTCCACGGCGCGATACCTGCCGCCGGACAAGAACCGCCATCCGTCGTACCACCCGACCCCGCCGGCCTCGGGCTCCCTCCCGAAGCAGGAAGCGGGCTCCAAGCCGGCCCGCGCGCTCGGCTACAGCCCGTACGTGGACGGCCGGGCCACCACCTCCACCGGCCAGTTCACCCTGACCTTCGCCGGCGGCCCCACCCTGGGTGCCCACTTCCACAGCACCTCGGGCAACCGTACGGACGGCCCCTGGCCCTACACCGTCGAGGCGGGCAAGACCCTCTCGGACACGTGGAACACCAGCAGCTCCACCGGGAACCGGATCGATCTGACGGTGTGGGGCCCGAACGGCTTCCTGCGCACCTGGCGGGGCCCGGCCAGGAAGACCGGTCCCGAGGTCACCGCACGTCATGTGGCGGCCGGCGGCAATCTGAAGCTCAGCATGACCAACTCCGCCTCGCTCGCGGTCAACCTGACGGTGACCAATGCCTACGGCGGCGCGGCTCAGACCTTCAAGGTCAATCCCGGTGCGACCGTCTCCCACACGGTGGACCTGCGCACGACGGCGCGCTGGTACGACGTCAAGGTCGTCTCCGACGCCGACGCCACCTTCCTGCGCCGCTTCGCCGGTCATGTGGAGACCGGCGCGCCAGGCGTCTCCGACCCGGCCATCAGGACCGTCTGA
- a CDS encoding DUF5133 domain-containing protein, with protein MLMAHPAVLRNLVEQYDTLRILQAQNGGAEVQQRMDDIAYTLCVATGTRDVDAALIAARHQLPGARTLDDSLVRG; from the coding sequence GTGCTGATGGCCCACCCCGCGGTGCTGCGGAATCTTGTCGAGCAGTACGACACCCTGCGCATACTGCAGGCGCAGAACGGCGGCGCAGAGGTGCAGCAGCGGATGGACGACATCGCCTACACGCTCTGTGTGGCCACCGGAACCCGGGACGTCGACGCCGCTCTGATCGCCGCCCGCCACCAACTGCCCGGCGCACGAACCCTGGACGACTCCCTCGTCCGCGGTTGA
- a CDS encoding YdcF family protein, which yields MRRRTGLAMAGAGAAALAWGEWVNWRWSRSLVGGSEGASEAVVVLGYRNPQPTANFINRWRVRAGVRSVAADHTRDTRVIFCGGETSGGSAEAQLMADYARSVLEFDGTVLLEDRSATTWENITNVIPLIEDVDRIKIASQPAHALKARAYVRRQRPDLAEKLVRADDYRPGEWMFAKPLLALYGLWTLRGLKADERKVSPCTAASAQTSHTRLS from the coding sequence ATGCGACGAAGGACAGGACTGGCCATGGCTGGGGCTGGGGCTGCGGCCCTGGCCTGGGGCGAGTGGGTGAACTGGCGCTGGTCCCGATCCCTCGTAGGAGGCAGCGAGGGTGCGTCCGAAGCTGTGGTCGTGTTGGGCTACCGGAACCCCCAGCCGACGGCGAACTTCATCAACCGCTGGCGAGTACGTGCTGGGGTTCGCTCCGTTGCCGCTGACCACACGCGGGACACCCGCGTGATCTTCTGTGGTGGTGAGACCAGTGGCGGCAGTGCGGAAGCCCAGCTGATGGCTGACTACGCGAGGTCGGTACTGGAGTTCGACGGCACGGTACTCCTCGAAGACCGCAGTGCGACGACATGGGAGAACATCACGAACGTGATCCCGTTGATCGAGGACGTCGACCGCATCAAGATCGCCTCTCAGCCGGCTCACGCGCTCAAGGCCCGGGCCTACGTCCGGCGACAGCGCCCTGATCTGGCTGAGAAGCTCGTGCGCGCGGATGACTACCGACCTGGCGAGTGGATGTTCGCCAAACCCCTGCTGGCCCTGTACGGACTTTGGACACTGCGCGGTCTCAAGGCCGACGAACGGAAGGTCTCGCCGTGCACAGCTGCGTCCGCACAGACGTCACATACACGGCTCTCTTGA
- a CDS encoding SRPBCC family protein codes for MGDYDNSITVAVGPERLFSYLADVQNLPAYMPRLTSVRPHGGDRVTVTAHIDPPDAPDHDVTSEAWIRVVEEGKSLEWGAPGPHDYRGRLHVAPGNSPDSSRLTVELHTQATEGDHIDHGLQEALNGIRNAVESAEQ; via the coding sequence ATGGGTGACTACGATAATTCGATCACGGTGGCGGTAGGGCCCGAGCGGCTCTTCTCCTACCTCGCCGACGTGCAGAACCTGCCCGCATACATGCCCCGGCTGACCTCTGTACGTCCCCATGGCGGAGACCGGGTCACGGTCACCGCCCACATCGACCCGCCGGACGCACCCGACCACGACGTCACCAGCGAGGCCTGGATCCGAGTCGTCGAGGAAGGTAAGAGTCTTGAGTGGGGCGCGCCCGGACCGCACGACTACCGAGGCCGCCTCCATGTCGCTCCCGGCAACAGCCCGGACAGTTCCCGCCTCACCGTCGAACTGCACACCCAGGCCACCGAAGGCGATCACATCGACCACGGTCTTCAAGAGGCCCTGAACGGCATCAGGAACGCGGTCGAGAGCGCCGAACAGTGA
- a CDS encoding TspO/MBR family protein — protein MMLTSTCDNVRSTGAWQTYALTAAAVTACAVVGAKAVDADSVWYRALDKPPWQPPSWAFGAVWTPLYASVAWSGGRALNRARGRAGRGVALSLAANLTLNAAWNWAFFGRRSLKAGVLGTLLLDVSNAELIRRTNRVDPVAARVLLPYAGWCVFATALNSAIARRNSV, from the coding sequence ATGATGCTGACCAGCACGTGTGACAACGTCCGGTCCACCGGCGCGTGGCAGACGTACGCGCTCACTGCGGCCGCGGTGACGGCGTGCGCGGTGGTGGGCGCGAAGGCAGTGGACGCGGACAGCGTGTGGTATCGCGCGCTGGACAAGCCGCCGTGGCAGCCACCGTCCTGGGCCTTCGGCGCGGTGTGGACACCCTTGTACGCCTCGGTTGCCTGGTCCGGCGGACGTGCTCTGAACCGGGCGCGAGGGCGCGCAGGGCGCGGAGTGGCCCTCAGCCTGGCGGCCAACCTGACGCTGAACGCGGCGTGGAACTGGGCGTTCTTCGGCCGTCGCAGCCTCAAGGCCGGTGTGCTCGGTACTCTTCTGCTGGACGTGAGCAACGCCGAGTTGATCCGTCGTACCAACCGTGTCGACCCCGTTGCCGCGCGTGTTCTGCTTCCGTATGCCGGCTGGTGTGTGTTCGCCACCGCTCTGAACTCCGCCATCGCTCGCCGCAATTCCGTCTGA
- a CDS encoding maleylpyruvate isomerase family mycothiol-dependent enzyme, with protein MEKNLEFPDLLRLIDERSTAFRAVVAAAPGLDAQIPTCPGWTLFDLVKHLGGGDRFWAAIVGAGTADAPPAEAVAARAALEVPQEREALLAWLDASTQLLLGALRAAGPESGCWTWWPASQSPQTAGGTARHRVQETAVHTYDAQLAGGSPQPLPLELALDGVEEFLFTVCATPSAWPHKPTAFDFHAAEGRSWRLTVDGDGARITRIPAPTAATGDGSDAAGASVHGTASELVLYLYDRIKADSLHVGGDAGLLDLLRAWEPEEK; from the coding sequence GTGGAAAAGAATCTTGAGTTCCCTGACCTGTTGCGACTGATCGATGAACGGTCGACCGCCTTCCGCGCCGTGGTAGCCGCCGCACCCGGTCTCGACGCGCAGATACCGACCTGCCCCGGGTGGACGCTGTTCGATCTGGTGAAGCACCTGGGTGGGGGAGACCGTTTCTGGGCCGCCATAGTCGGCGCGGGGACTGCCGACGCTCCCCCGGCCGAGGCCGTCGCCGCGCGCGCCGCGCTGGAAGTGCCGCAGGAGCGTGAGGCCCTGCTGGCCTGGCTGGACGCGTCGACGCAGCTTCTGCTGGGCGCCCTGCGCGCGGCGGGACCGGAGAGCGGTTGCTGGACGTGGTGGCCCGCGTCGCAGTCACCGCAGACCGCCGGCGGCACCGCCCGGCACCGGGTCCAGGAGACCGCGGTGCACACCTACGACGCCCAGCTCGCCGGGGGCTCCCCGCAGCCGCTGCCGCTCGAGCTGGCACTCGACGGTGTGGAGGAGTTCCTGTTCACCGTCTGCGCAACACCGAGTGCCTGGCCGCACAAGCCCACGGCCTTCGACTTCCACGCCGCCGAGGGCCGCTCCTGGCGCCTCACCGTCGACGGCGACGGAGCACGTATCACCCGCATCCCCGCGCCCACCGCCGCGACCGGCGATGGCTCGGACGCAGCCGGCGCCTCCGTCCACGGCACGGCCAGTGAGCTGGTCCTCTACCTGTACGACCGGATCAAGGCCGACTCCTTGCACGTTGGCGGAGACGCAGGGCTGCTCGACCTGCTCCGCGCCTGGGAGCCGGAGGAGAAGTAG
- a CDS encoding helix-turn-helix domain-containing protein, translating into MTGQQPDPRAAARELGAALRSLQQQSGRPLRSLEDEVRISDSSLSRYFRGETVPPWPAVRDLCRALKADPVPYRVLWEATESTTPDEPDAAANTSTAPLAAAGGVDPSPVGGPAWWRRWRGLPGLRGRLTGRGAVATVGVAGALVTAGLLVLLFPPRTAPGAAPAAQSAQERGAGGSAHAGVLVHNVERACQRPRTTLCALSLAYNPYRPYNTANSAGRVWHHDLLRAVCTIANGVSVTDENLKHTSIWIQITHNGERLWLPGIRVHPDHLIQLTTVLPACTP; encoded by the coding sequence ATGACCGGCCAACAACCCGACCCTCGTGCGGCAGCACGAGAACTGGGAGCAGCGCTGCGGAGCCTGCAGCAGCAGTCAGGGCGTCCTCTGCGCAGCCTCGAAGATGAGGTCCGTATCAGCGACTCGTCGCTGTCCCGCTACTTCCGCGGCGAAACCGTGCCGCCCTGGCCCGCGGTCAGGGACCTGTGCCGGGCGTTGAAGGCGGACCCCGTTCCGTACCGGGTCCTCTGGGAGGCAACGGAGAGCACCACGCCCGACGAACCAGACGCTGCGGCGAACACCAGCACCGCGCCCCTGGCTGCCGCCGGTGGCGTCGATCCGTCACCCGTGGGCGGTCCGGCGTGGTGGCGTCGGTGGCGCGGACTGCCTGGACTCCGCGGACGCCTGACCGGCCGTGGGGCTGTCGCCACGGTCGGCGTCGCGGGCGCACTGGTGACCGCCGGCCTCCTGGTGCTCCTGTTCCCCCCGCGGACCGCGCCCGGTGCCGCGCCTGCCGCGCAAAGCGCCCAGGAACGTGGGGCAGGCGGGAGCGCCCACGCCGGTGTCCTCGTCCACAATGTCGAAAGGGCATGTCAGAGACCCCGCACGACGCTGTGCGCGCTGTCCCTGGCCTACAACCCCTACCGCCCCTACAACACCGCCAACTCCGCCGGCCGGGTCTGGCACCACGACCTGCTCCGGGCTGTCTGCACCATCGCCAACGGCGTCAGCGTCACCGACGAGAACCTCAAGCACACCAGCATCTGGATCCAGATCACGCACAACGGGGAACGGCTCTGGCTCCCCGGAATCCGCGTCCACCCCGACCACCTGATCCAGCTCACCACCGTCCTGCCCGCCTGCACCCCGTGA
- a CDS encoding helix-turn-helix transcriptional regulator — MPPTTDTGSTFGKAFPEPAGAPEPLPEPAIEDLRLETVLAGLSDPLRLTIVRKLLLESAQFDHPCGWFGFDRPKSSLTHHFKALREAGITRQRQYGLERRSHVRVDDLNARFPGLLDLVAAWTPQA, encoded by the coding sequence GTGCCACCGACCACGGACACCGGGTCCACCTTCGGCAAGGCTTTCCCGGAACCGGCCGGCGCGCCTGAACCGCTGCCGGAGCCGGCGATCGAAGACCTTCGCCTGGAAACGGTTCTCGCCGGGCTCAGCGACCCCTTGAGACTGACAATCGTCCGTAAACTCCTCCTGGAATCTGCGCAGTTCGACCATCCATGCGGCTGGTTCGGCTTCGACCGGCCCAAGTCCTCTCTCACGCACCACTTCAAAGCGCTACGGGAAGCAGGGATCACACGCCAGCGCCAGTACGGCCTCGAGCGGCGCAGTCACGTACGCGTCGACGACCTCAACGCCCGCTTCCCAGGCCTCCTCGACCTGGTCGCGGCCTGGACTCCCCAAGCATGA
- a CDS encoding MFS transporter has product MSETRTTSVHAVGGGRQGDTVQGGGRAAAPLWWVWLAAWPVTAVFILSNAATPLYVLWQRDIGFSKGTLTVVFAFYIVGLLGSLLVSGVVSDRIGRKPVLLPAMALALVACLIFATAASVAALTVARLFTGIAVGAVVSAGMAAVTDVAGPERKRIAALFASCAMVFGAGLGPFLAGVLSETLPAPTVTVFVVEAALLVTAVLAVLRMPVRRPATPVKGAWVRVPAVPRGNGRQLIQGVAVFAPGITATSFVLSLGPSLLSGLLGTTSRIIAGVMAFAMFLAATGVQFAVQHLRRRIILTTGAISTTVSMIMLIIAVHASSVPVLVTSALLAGAGQGMGQLGGLSLLNSSVPPQRLAEANAAFNVGGYVLAGALPVSAGYLSDAVGLTGGATVFGVVLMSLAVIGGLVVLAARRQSPEHAGFPDGERVQLLSRRDVRGRAERSAPPA; this is encoded by the coding sequence ATGTCCGAGACTCGGACCACATCCGTCCATGCCGTCGGCGGTGGGCGGCAGGGAGACACCGTTCAAGGAGGCGGGCGGGCTGCCGCTCCGCTGTGGTGGGTATGGCTGGCCGCGTGGCCGGTCACGGCCGTCTTCATTCTTTCGAACGCGGCCACCCCGCTGTACGTGTTGTGGCAGAGGGACATCGGCTTCTCCAAAGGCACCCTGACTGTCGTGTTCGCGTTCTACATCGTCGGTCTCCTCGGCTCGCTCCTCGTCTCGGGTGTGGTCTCCGACCGGATCGGGCGCAAGCCCGTGCTGCTGCCCGCCATGGCGCTCGCCCTGGTCGCGTGCCTGATCTTCGCGACTGCTGCCAGCGTGGCCGCGCTGACCGTGGCCCGGCTCTTCACCGGCATCGCTGTCGGCGCCGTGGTCTCGGCCGGTATGGCTGCCGTGACCGACGTAGCCGGTCCGGAACGCAAGCGGATCGCCGCCCTGTTTGCCTCGTGCGCAATGGTCTTCGGTGCCGGTCTCGGCCCGTTCCTGGCCGGCGTTCTCTCCGAGACCCTGCCCGCGCCGACCGTCACCGTCTTCGTCGTCGAGGCCGCACTGCTCGTCACCGCGGTGCTCGCAGTGCTCCGCATGCCGGTTCGGCGGCCTGCCACGCCCGTGAAGGGCGCCTGGGTGCGCGTACCCGCCGTGCCGCGAGGAAATGGCCGCCAACTCATCCAGGGTGTCGCCGTGTTCGCGCCCGGTATCACCGCTACCTCCTTCGTGCTTTCGCTCGGCCCCTCGCTTCTCTCGGGACTGCTGGGCACCACCAGCCGGATCATCGCCGGCGTCATGGCATTCGCCATGTTCCTCGCTGCCACCGGAGTGCAGTTCGCCGTCCAGCATCTGCGCCGGCGCATCATCCTCACGACCGGCGCCATCAGCACCACCGTGAGCATGATCATGCTGATCATCGCCGTGCACGCCTCGTCGGTACCCGTCCTCGTCACCTCGGCGCTGCTTGCCGGGGCCGGCCAGGGAATGGGGCAACTCGGCGGCCTGTCGCTGCTCAATTCCAGCGTCCCTCCCCAGCGGCTCGCTGAGGCCAACGCCGCGTTCAACGTGGGAGGTTACGTCCTTGCCGGCGCCCTGCCCGTTTCCGCCGGCTACCTCAGCGACGCGGTGGGCCTGACCGGCGGTGCCACAGTGTTCGGAGTGGTCCTCATGAGCCTCGCGGTCATTGGAGGCCTGGTGGTTCTTGCCGCTCGGCGCCAGTCGCCGGAGCACGCGGGGTTCCCGGACGGGGAAAGGGTGCAGCTGCTCAGTCGGCGCGACGTGCGTGGAAGAGCAGAGCGCTCAGCTCCGCCGGCGTGA
- a CDS encoding S24/S26 family peptidase: MGALDTVAGRVADGATVAFRPSGSSMVPLIRSRQQVVVAPVDPSKLEVGDIVLARVAGTVYLHLVSSVDPARKRVQISNNRGHINGWTSHDRVFGICVAVDGVTRSGVEGKTLAADSNDSS, encoded by the coding sequence ATGGGTGCATTGGACACAGTGGCAGGCAGGGTTGCTGACGGCGCCACCGTGGCGTTCCGGCCCAGTGGCTCCTCCATGGTCCCGCTGATACGCAGTCGGCAGCAAGTGGTCGTTGCTCCGGTCGACCCGTCGAAGCTGGAGGTCGGGGACATCGTCCTCGCTCGTGTCGCCGGGACGGTCTACTTGCACTTGGTGTCGTCCGTGGACCCGGCCAGGAAACGGGTGCAGATCAGCAATAACCGAGGCCACATCAATGGCTGGACCAGCCACGATCGTGTCTTCGGTATCTGTGTGGCCGTCGACGGTGTCACACGGTCCGGGGTCGAAGGCAAGACGCTCGCGGCCGACTCCAACGATTCCTCCTGA
- a CDS encoding DUF6584 family protein: MPLRETLARVDADLAAGRVPVARQRLRGLISSFPHDLTLRRRLAGVYRLYGDAAEAGRWMYLEEDRNADETAAFEARYRSPGWRMKALAWHGLETKAATAFSEGQLVAVRTACAEKLGHPVDWDDPTSYGDDLEGRYEAPSEPWTVGGVLAGVGCLAAALVFLGIWVNGLVALFD; encoded by the coding sequence ATGCCCCTGAGAGAGACACTCGCCCGAGTCGATGCAGACCTGGCCGCCGGCCGGGTTCCCGTCGCGCGCCAGCGCCTGCGCGGTCTCATCTCGTCCTTCCCGCACGACCTGACACTCCGCCGTCGTCTGGCCGGGGTGTACCGGCTCTACGGCGACGCCGCCGAGGCTGGACGCTGGATGTACCTCGAAGAGGACCGGAACGCCGACGAGACCGCCGCCTTCGAGGCGCGATACAGGTCTCCCGGGTGGCGGATGAAGGCCCTCGCCTGGCACGGCCTCGAGACGAAGGCCGCCACCGCCTTCTCGGAGGGACAGCTGGTCGCCGTGCGGACCGCCTGCGCCGAAAAGCTGGGACACCCCGTCGACTGGGACGACCCCACCTCCTACGGGGACGACCTGGAAGGGCGGTACGAGGCGCCCTCCGAGCCGTGGACGGTCGGCGGTGTGCTGGCGGGCGTCGGCTGTCTGGCGGCGGCCCTTGTGTTCCTCGGGATCTGGGTGAACGGACTCGTTGCCCTCTTCGACTGA
- a CDS encoding restriction endonuclease: protein MNARRPLRRRGRPQLRQRKQAYTVGEVLVGAVVIVWVVSGLMDWLAAHPWVLLLVLLTAAGGAFLWFRIRVQKERQRQARMRTLRYPMARLDQLHHRQFEHAIRDLMLRDGCPDAVQVGGAGDNGADVKATDPYGRRWVIQCKHRRAGLAGAAVGTPDLHVLNGTGRPVHKGDVIVLVTNGRFTRPAADFARSQRLHLVDRHTLAAWAAGSRPLWELLRAVPPPRRPTPLS from the coding sequence GTGAACGCCCGCCGGCCCCTCCGGCGACGTGGACGTCCTCAGTTGCGTCAGCGTAAGCAGGCTTACACCGTCGGCGAGGTGCTCGTCGGCGCCGTCGTCATCGTGTGGGTGGTCTCCGGGCTGATGGACTGGCTCGCCGCTCACCCCTGGGTCCTTCTTCTTGTCCTGCTGACGGCTGCAGGCGGAGCTTTCCTCTGGTTCCGCATCCGCGTTCAGAAGGAGCGGCAACGGCAGGCGCGGATGAGAACCCTGCGTTATCCGATGGCGCGTCTGGACCAGCTGCATCACAGACAGTTCGAGCACGCGATACGTGACCTCATGCTTCGCGACGGCTGCCCGGATGCCGTCCAGGTCGGCGGCGCCGGCGACAACGGCGCGGACGTCAAGGCCACCGACCCCTACGGCCGCCGCTGGGTCATCCAGTGCAAACACCGCCGCGCCGGCCTCGCAGGAGCAGCCGTCGGAACACCGGACCTGCACGTCCTGAACGGCACCGGACGCCCCGTACACAAGGGCGACGTCATCGTGCTGGTCACCAACGGCCGCTTCACCAGGCCGGCCGCCGACTTCGCCAGGTCCCAGCGCTTGCACCTGGTCGACCGGCACACGTTGGCTGCATGGGCCGCAGGCTCACGTCCGCTCTGGGAGCTCCTGCGAGCAGTGCCTCCTCCCCGCAGGCCCACCCCGCTCTCGTGA